The following are encoded in a window of Mycobacteroides chelonae CCUG 47445 genomic DNA:
- a CDS encoding bifunctional 2-methylcitrate synthase/citrate synthase has translation MTTATPTIHKGLAGVVVDTTAISKVVPETNSLTYRGYPVQDLAAQCSFEQVAYLLWHGELPNDAELALFNQRERAQRRLDRSLMALLAKLPETCHPMDVVRTAISVLGAEDPSEDDSTPEANYAKSLRMFAVLPTIVAADMRRRRGLDPIQPHSHLGYSANFLRMCFGEVPDPVIVTAFEQSMILYAEHSFNASTFAARVVTSTQSDIYSAVTAAIGALKGSLHGGANEAVMHDMIEIGDAAKAAEWLQGKRTRKEKVMGFGHRVYKNGDSRVPTMRAALEDVARVRDGRQWLEIYKVLESEMDAATGIKPNLDFPTGPAYYLMGFDIPCFTPIFVMSRITGWTAHIMEQAAANALIRPLSEYSGKPQRSLAS, from the coding sequence ATGACCACCGCGACCCCGACTATTCACAAGGGACTTGCCGGCGTCGTGGTGGACACCACCGCCATCTCCAAGGTGGTGCCCGAGACCAATTCGCTGACGTACCGCGGATATCCGGTGCAGGACCTGGCCGCCCAGTGCAGCTTCGAGCAGGTCGCCTACCTGCTGTGGCATGGCGAGTTGCCAAACGATGCCGAGCTCGCGCTGTTCAACCAACGCGAGCGGGCGCAGCGCCGCCTGGACCGTTCCCTGATGGCGCTGTTGGCCAAACTGCCGGAGACCTGCCATCCGATGGACGTGGTGCGCACCGCCATCAGCGTTCTGGGCGCTGAGGATCCTTCCGAGGACGACAGCACTCCGGAAGCCAACTACGCAAAGTCACTTCGCATGTTCGCGGTGCTGCCGACGATCGTGGCGGCCGACATGCGGCGGCGCCGTGGGCTGGATCCCATTCAGCCCCACAGCCACCTCGGCTACTCGGCCAACTTCCTACGGATGTGCTTCGGCGAGGTACCGGATCCGGTGATCGTCACGGCGTTCGAGCAGTCGATGATCCTGTACGCCGAGCACAGCTTCAACGCCTCCACCTTCGCCGCCCGCGTGGTCACCTCGACACAATCCGACATCTACAGCGCGGTCACGGCGGCGATCGGCGCGCTCAAGGGCTCCCTGCATGGCGGAGCCAACGAAGCCGTCATGCACGACATGATCGAGATAGGTGATGCCGCCAAGGCTGCGGAATGGTTGCAGGGCAAGCGGACCCGTAAAGAAAAGGTTATGGGCTTCGGGCACCGCGTATACAAGAACGGCGATTCCCGGGTGCCGACGATGCGTGCCGCGCTGGAGGATGTGGCGCGGGTACGTGATGGTCGTCAGTGGCTCGAGATCTACAAGGTGCTTGAATCCGAGATGGACGCCGCCACCGGAATCAAGCCCAATCTCGACTTCCCCACCGGGCCCGCCTACTACCTCATGGGATTCGATATCCCCTGCTTCACACCGATTTTCGTGATGAGCCGGATCACCGGTTGGACCGCGCACATCATGGAGCAGGCAGCGGCCAACGCCCTGATCCGGCCGCTGAGCGAATACTCCGGCAAGCCCCAGCGGTCACTCGCGTCTTAA
- the prpB gene encoding methylisocitrate lyase, whose product MSALLASAKDAATKRAAFRAGLSSGELLRFPGAFSPLVAKLIQEIGFEGVYVSGAVLSADLALPDIGLTTLTEVSARGRQIASVTDLPTLIDADTGFGEPMSAARTVTVLEDSGVAGLHLEDQVNPKRCGHLDGKAVVESAEMVRRLRAAVSARRDPNFVICARTDAAGIEGLPAAIDRAKAYADAGADLIFTEALSDIGEFEKFRAAVDVPLLANMTEFGKSELVTADQLREVGYNVVIYPVTTLRLAMFAVEQGLREIDAAGTQSGLLGQMQHRSRLYELLRYSEYNQFDTEIFNFSLNGGGAR is encoded by the coding sequence GTGAGCGCGCTTCTTGCCTCCGCCAAGGACGCGGCCACCAAGCGTGCCGCGTTCCGGGCGGGCTTGTCCTCCGGCGAACTGCTGCGCTTTCCCGGCGCGTTCTCACCGTTGGTGGCCAAGCTGATCCAGGAGATCGGGTTCGAGGGTGTTTACGTCTCGGGTGCCGTACTGTCTGCCGACCTGGCCCTGCCCGATATCGGATTGACGACGCTCACCGAGGTGTCGGCCCGCGGTCGTCAGATCGCGTCGGTTACCGACCTGCCGACCCTGATCGATGCCGACACAGGATTTGGCGAGCCGATGAGTGCGGCACGCACGGTCACCGTGCTCGAAGACAGCGGAGTAGCCGGCCTTCATCTCGAGGACCAGGTGAATCCCAAGCGGTGCGGGCATCTTGACGGCAAGGCCGTCGTCGAGAGCGCCGAGATGGTTCGGCGACTCCGTGCGGCGGTTTCCGCCCGGCGCGACCCCAACTTCGTCATCTGCGCCCGCACTGATGCCGCGGGCATCGAGGGGTTGCCCGCGGCCATCGACCGCGCAAAGGCCTACGCCGATGCGGGCGCGGATCTCATCTTCACCGAAGCACTCAGTGATATCGGCGAGTTCGAGAAGTTCCGTGCCGCGGTCGATGTTCCCTTGCTGGCCAACATGACCGAATTCGGAAAATCCGAACTCGTGACGGCCGACCAGCTCCGCGAGGTCGGGTACAACGTCGTCATCTATCCCGTCACGACCCTACGGCTGGCGATGTTCGCAGTGGAGCAGGGTCTGCGCGAAATCGATGCGGCGGGAACACAGTCTGGCCTGCTGGGCCAGATGCAGCACCGCAGCCGACTGTACGAGCTGCTCCGCTACTCCGAATACAACCAGTTCGATACCGAGATCTTCAATTTCAGCCTCAATGGAGGAGGAGCCCGATGA
- a CDS encoding DUF6578 domain-containing protein — MINKILNRNESLVYLGISNWEYQCCGKTPEIGQSVDWQICAHPAESGYLLASAAAVDWDEDREIVRFPYGCASWDPTLGDPANALVILWATWHESQSWPRLRGVVEELYDVSATTYLNESGQVSQESSSFQYRPTELATRWPDQPPSGEIGHRVITGSVVGLRVTSAVEPTGDDIEALRDARDRGRRTLHLFGPPDAFGVVIPSRGDRVTVDLADPRLSVNDTRGYAGVVAGIAGQVSRAVHSPDGFYTSFLNIDPGAPPPDELFIQLLCDRMPN; from the coding sequence GTGATTAACAAGATTCTCAATCGAAATGAATCTCTTGTATACCTTGGTATTTCAAACTGGGAGTATCAGTGCTGCGGTAAGACTCCTGAGATAGGCCAGTCTGTCGATTGGCAGATCTGTGCTCATCCCGCTGAGAGTGGCTACCTACTGGCATCGGCTGCTGCGGTCGACTGGGACGAGGACCGCGAGATCGTCCGGTTTCCCTACGGTTGTGCGAGCTGGGATCCAACACTCGGAGATCCCGCGAATGCGCTGGTAATCCTCTGGGCTACGTGGCACGAGAGCCAAAGCTGGCCCCGTCTGCGGGGCGTCGTCGAGGAGCTGTACGACGTGTCGGCCACTACCTATCTGAATGAGTCCGGTCAGGTGAGCCAAGAGTCGTCATCGTTTCAGTACCGGCCTACCGAACTGGCGACACGTTGGCCAGATCAGCCACCGTCGGGCGAGATCGGGCATCGAGTGATCACCGGATCCGTTGTGGGGCTGCGTGTGACCTCAGCGGTGGAGCCGACCGGCGATGATATTGAGGCGCTGCGTGATGCGCGGGATCGTGGCCGCAGGACATTGCATCTGTTCGGGCCTCCAGACGCGTTTGGCGTGGTGATCCCGTCGCGGGGAGATCGAGTGACCGTCGATCTCGCGGACCCTCGGCTGAGCGTGAACGATACGCGTGGCTATGCAGGTGTTGTCGCGGGCATTGCGGGGCAAGTAAGCCGTGCGGTGCACTCACCAGACGGCTTCTATACCAGCTTCCTCAACATCGACCCGGGGGCGCCTCCGCCGGATGAGCTATTCATCCAATTGCTTTGTGACAGAATGCCGAACTAG
- a CDS encoding GNAT family N-acetyltransferase, with the protein MEPTELQTDRLVLRAVTAADEAVIVEACNEPQIAHYLPLPVPYTREDARSFVTRSAQEWADNARYGFGFFLADTEELVGTCSLKSIAPGVVEVGYWSASQHRRKGLTTEAIRRLCQWGFDVLDVHRIEWWAVVGNDASRAVAEAVGFDMEGLLRQRGYRREAPADWWVGGLLSRPD; encoded by the coding sequence ATGGAACCTACCGAGTTGCAGACGGACCGGTTGGTTCTGCGCGCGGTCACTGCCGCCGACGAGGCCGTGATTGTCGAAGCGTGCAACGAGCCGCAGATCGCGCACTACCTTCCGCTGCCGGTTCCGTACACCCGTGAAGACGCCCGGAGTTTTGTCACCAGGTCGGCGCAGGAATGGGCGGACAACGCGCGATACGGCTTTGGGTTCTTCCTCGCCGACACAGAAGAACTTGTGGGCACCTGTTCGCTTAAGTCGATCGCGCCCGGCGTGGTGGAAGTCGGGTACTGGTCTGCCTCGCAGCATCGACGTAAGGGGCTGACAACAGAGGCGATTCGGCGGCTGTGCCAGTGGGGATTTGATGTGCTGGACGTGCACCGCATCGAATGGTGGGCCGTCGTCGGCAATGATGCCTCGCGGGCGGTGGCCGAAGCCGTCGGATTCGACATGGAGGGCTTGCTACGTCAGCGTGGGTATCGGCGAGAGGCTCCGGCAGATTGGTGGGTCGGCGGGCTCTTGTCTCGGCCCGATTGA
- a CDS encoding mycobacterial-type methylenetetrahydrofolate reductase yields the protein MSMNTVALELVPPNVDGGLEKASEELQKLSRFSAEFGIDGRIDHVMIPSMIVEDADRPLEMKPKLDVVDYWSIIRSELPTMRGLCTQVTSFSDETSLRSRLTGLTEAGMDGVIFVGVPRTMSDGDGSGIPPTDALSKFDDIVDNRGVILIPTRSGEQGRFSFKCDKGATFAMTQLLYSDAVVGFLQEFARTTEHRPEVLLSFGFVPKLESKVGLIDWLIQDPGNEAVAREQDFVKSLAACEPDVRRPQLVDLYKRVIDGVADLGFPLSVHFEAPYGLARPAFETFAEMLEYWSPVPETS from the coding sequence GTGTCCATGAATACCGTTGCGCTGGAGCTGGTGCCTCCCAACGTCGATGGCGGCCTCGAGAAGGCATCCGAAGAACTGCAGAAACTGTCCAGGTTTTCGGCGGAATTCGGCATCGATGGGCGCATCGATCACGTCATGATCCCGTCGATGATCGTGGAGGATGCCGATCGCCCGCTGGAGATGAAGCCGAAGCTGGATGTCGTCGACTATTGGTCGATCATCCGGTCGGAGCTACCCACCATGCGGGGACTGTGCACGCAGGTCACTTCCTTTTCGGATGAGACGTCGTTGCGGAGCCGGCTGACCGGCCTGACCGAAGCTGGGATGGACGGCGTGATCTTCGTCGGCGTACCGCGCACCATGAGCGACGGCGACGGTTCAGGCATTCCACCGACTGACGCGTTGTCGAAGTTCGACGACATCGTCGACAACAGGGGAGTGATTCTGATCCCCACCCGCAGTGGTGAACAGGGCCGCTTCTCCTTCAAATGTGACAAGGGCGCAACCTTCGCCATGACCCAGCTGCTGTATTCCGATGCGGTGGTTGGCTTTCTGCAGGAGTTCGCGCGCACAACCGAACACCGGCCGGAGGTGTTGCTCTCGTTCGGTTTCGTCCCGAAGCTGGAATCCAAGGTCGGGCTCATCGATTGGTTGATCCAAGACCCCGGCAATGAAGCCGTTGCGCGCGAACAAGACTTCGTGAAGTCGCTGGCAGCCTGCGAACCAGATGTCCGGCGGCCACAGCTTGTGGATCTCTACAAGCGAGTCATCGATGGAGTGGCAGACCTCGGCTTTCCTCTGAGCGTGCATTTCGAGGCACCGTACGGTCTGGCCAGGCCGGCCTTCGAGACCTTCGCGGAGATGCTGGAGTACTGGTCGCCGGTACCCGAGACCTCCTGA